One genomic segment of Terriglobales bacterium includes these proteins:
- a CDS encoding cation diffusion facilitator family transporter codes for MSAGNHQAFRDTRFAMRLSLIFGICMLLGKTAAYLLTGSAAILSDAAESVIHVIAVGFAAFSLWLSSRPADDKFLYGYERITFFSAGFEGAMIILAAVAIIYSAIHKWLHGLQLQRLGTGTLLVLAASVVNAGLGWYLLRTGRKNHSLILEANGKHVLTDSWTSFGVVAGLSLVLLTGWKPFDPLCAIAVALNILWSGGGLVWRSATGLLDYADPAVGRKLRERLDQLCHEHQAEYHGVRFRMTGQRLLIEVHLLFPHQTPVGEAHRIATLIEEKLPQSLEIPAEVLTHLESLEDHADVHVGEHYTGRPS; via the coding sequence ATGTCGGCCGGCAACCATCAAGCCTTCCGCGATACGCGCTTCGCCATGCGGCTTTCCCTGATCTTCGGGATCTGCATGCTGCTGGGCAAGACCGCCGCGTATCTCCTGACCGGTTCGGCCGCCATCCTCTCCGACGCCGCCGAGTCGGTCATTCACGTGATTGCGGTAGGCTTCGCCGCCTTCAGCCTGTGGCTCAGCAGCCGCCCCGCCGATGACAAGTTCCTCTACGGTTACGAGCGGATCACGTTCTTTTCCGCCGGCTTCGAAGGGGCGATGATCATCCTGGCCGCCGTCGCCATCATCTATTCGGCCATCCACAAGTGGCTGCACGGGCTGCAGCTCCAGCGGTTGGGCACAGGGACGTTGCTGGTGCTGGCGGCATCGGTGGTCAACGCGGGGCTCGGCTGGTACCTGCTGCGCACCGGCCGCAAGAACCATTCCCTTATCCTGGAAGCCAACGGCAAGCACGTCTTGACCGACAGCTGGACCAGCTTCGGCGTGGTGGCGGGGCTTTCGCTGGTGCTTCTGACCGGCTGGAAACCCTTCGACCCGCTGTGCGCCATCGCCGTGGCGCTGAACATCCTCTGGTCCGGAGGCGGGCTGGTGTGGCGCTCGGCCACCGGGCTGCTCGATTACGCCGACCCGGCGGTCGGGCGCAAGCTCCGCGAACGCTTAGACCAGCTCTGCCATGAGCACCAAGCCGAATATCACGGCGTGCGCTTCCGCATGACCGGACAGCGCCTGCTCATCGAAGTACACCTGTTGTTTCCGCACCAGACGCCGGTCGGGGAGGCGCATCGCATCGCCACTTTGATCGAGGAGAAGCTGCCGCAGAGCCTGGAGATCCCGGCCGAGGTGCTCACCCATCTGGAGTCTCTTGAAGACCACGCCGACGTCCATGTAGGAGAGCACTACACCGGACGGCCTTCGTGA
- a CDS encoding cytochrome C oxidase subunit IV family protein, producing MGSEAQLMEQSAESHAHHSHTLFFVVWGALLVLTGIEVYLGYQNLQPVKMLSILLVLSVVKAALIILYFMHLKFEIRRMRWVLMTALVICLGLMSMFFADAARILSIGVRP from the coding sequence ATGGGCAGCGAAGCACAACTGATGGAGCAGAGCGCCGAATCCCACGCGCACCACAGCCACACCCTGTTCTTCGTGGTCTGGGGCGCCTTGCTGGTGCTGACCGGGATCGAGGTCTATCTCGGATACCAGAACCTGCAGCCGGTTAAGATGCTGTCTATCCTGCTGGTGCTGTCGGTGGTGAAGGCGGCGCTCATCATCCTGTATTTCATGCACTTGAAGTTCGAGATCCGGCGCATGCGCTGGGTGCTGATGACCGCCCTGGTCATATGCCTGGGGCTGATGAGCATGTTCTTCGCCGACGCGGCGCGCATCCTGTCCATCGGGGTGCGGCCGTGA
- a CDS encoding M20/M25/M40 family metallo-hydrolase encodes MRRLIPVFLLGSSLLCAAQQAPESDLGKFYSQELLAQLPQVQQAAMRSSYALAQLDHLTNTLGPRLAGSPGAQAAVEYVASELRRLGLEVRLEKVMVPHWVRGVETAELVQVPGQQSPIPQNVVLTALGNSTATPPDGVTAEVVVVNSFKELDELGAAKVSGKIVLFNVPFDERKAEMGLAGDAYGTVSRYRGGGGVAAAKLGAVAALVRAAGGANFRIAHTGYSAPAGIPNASITTEDAERIARLVRQGPVRMHLTLTPAKYPDVESYNVVADLKGSEHPEQVVIVSGHLDSWDLGTGAIDDGAGVVMAMETAAVFQQLKLRPKRTLRVIAWMDEELAGTGHNAYFKDHQAEVANHVAAIESDFGAGHPAGISAGIPADAIPLLAPVQDALRPQGATVIRVSPFTGSDISALGKAGVPTFGLLQDGRRYFDYHHTAADTFDKVDPSELAENAAVMATLAWALCNMEQPLPRAK; translated from the coding sequence ATGAGACGACTGATCCCAGTATTCCTCCTCGGTAGTTCCCTGCTGTGCGCGGCGCAGCAGGCGCCTGAATCCGACCTCGGCAAGTTCTATTCGCAGGAGCTGCTCGCCCAGTTGCCGCAGGTGCAACAAGCAGCCATGCGCAGCAGTTACGCCCTGGCCCAGCTCGACCACCTGACCAATACCCTCGGACCGCGGCTGGCGGGATCGCCCGGAGCGCAGGCCGCCGTCGAGTATGTGGCCTCCGAGCTGCGCAGGCTGGGGCTCGAGGTGCGGCTGGAGAAGGTGATGGTGCCGCACTGGGTGCGCGGCGTCGAGACCGCTGAGTTGGTCCAGGTGCCGGGCCAGCAGTCCCCCATCCCGCAGAACGTGGTTCTCACCGCGCTCGGTAACAGCACGGCCACGCCTCCCGACGGCGTCACCGCGGAAGTGGTGGTGGTCAACAGTTTCAAGGAGCTTGATGAGCTGGGAGCCGCCAAGGTCTCGGGCAAGATCGTTCTGTTCAACGTCCCCTTCGATGAGCGCAAGGCGGAGATGGGGCTGGCCGGCGACGCTTACGGGACGGTAAGCCGCTATCGTGGCGGAGGCGGCGTAGCGGCCGCCAAGCTGGGCGCGGTAGCTGCCCTGGTGCGAGCGGCCGGAGGGGCCAACTTCCGCATCGCCCACACCGGTTACAGCGCTCCTGCGGGTATCCCCAACGCTTCTATCACCACCGAGGACGCGGAGCGCATCGCCCGTCTTGTGAGGCAGGGCCCGGTGCGCATGCACCTGACGCTCACCCCCGCCAAGTACCCCGACGTCGAGAGCTACAACGTGGTGGCTGACCTGAAAGGCTCGGAGCACCCCGAGCAGGTCGTGATCGTCTCCGGGCACTTGGATTCCTGGGACCTGGGCACCGGCGCCATCGATGATGGCGCCGGAGTGGTGATGGCCATGGAGACCGCCGCCGTGTTCCAGCAGCTCAAGCTGCGGCCCAAGCGGACGCTGCGGGTCATCGCCTGGATGGACGAAGAATTGGCCGGGACCGGCCACAACGCCTACTTCAAGGACCACCAGGCGGAAGTAGCGAACCACGTGGCGGCCATCGAGAGCGATTTCGGCGCCGGGCACCCCGCCGGCATCAGTGCCGGTATTCCCGCCGATGCAATCCCCCTGCTGGCTCCGGTGCAGGACGCGCTCCGCCCGCAAGGCGCCACCGTCATCCGTGTCTCCCCCTTCACCGGTTCCGATATCTCGGCCTTAGGCAAGGCGGGAGTGCCGACATTCGGCCTGCTCCAGGATGGACGTCGCTATTTCGACTACCACCACACCGCTGCCGACACCTTTGACAAGGTGGATCCCTCGGAACTGGCGGAGAATGCCGCTGTCATGGCCACCCTGGCCTGGGCGCTGTGCAACATGGAACAGCCGCTGCCACGGGCGAAATGA
- a CDS encoding cytochrome c oxidase subunit 3 — MATAFRDSVLEREPKLGGGGPIDITPPRRWGGDGDGSPQYRDRRRRYRLGVIVGMAAIVMFFVSLTSAYIVRQGIGNWDPRTGQYVTDWVPMKVPGILWVNTLILLFSSVTMEMARRRTVERAVTAQQFGIDSEQKTFPWLGVTTILGIGFIAGQALAWKDLTAQGVYISTNPSSSFFYVLTVSHGLHLLGGVLALLYASVTTLLARPLETKAIVVDVTALYWHFMDALWIYIFALLLIAK, encoded by the coding sequence ATGGCTACAGCATTCCGAGACTCGGTACTGGAGCGAGAGCCGAAGCTGGGCGGCGGCGGGCCCATCGACATCACGCCCCCCAGGCGGTGGGGCGGTGACGGCGACGGCAGCCCGCAGTATCGCGACCGCCGCCGCCGCTATCGCCTGGGCGTGATCGTCGGCATGGCGGCCATCGTCATGTTCTTCGTGTCGCTGACCAGCGCCTACATCGTGCGCCAGGGCATCGGCAACTGGGACCCCCGGACCGGGCAGTACGTAACCGACTGGGTGCCCATGAAGGTGCCGGGGATCCTGTGGGTGAACACGCTGATCCTTCTGTTCAGTAGCGTGACCATGGAGATGGCGCGGCGCCGGACGGTGGAACGCGCCGTGACCGCCCAGCAGTTCGGCATCGACAGCGAGCAGAAGACCTTCCCCTGGCTCGGGGTCACGACCATCCTGGGCATCGGCTTCATCGCCGGGCAGGCGCTGGCGTGGAAGGACCTGACCGCGCAGGGCGTGTACATCAGCACCAATCCCAGCAGTTCGTTCTTCTACGTGCTCACCGTCAGCCACGGGCTGCACTTGCTGGGCGGGGTGCTGGCACTGCTCTATGCCTCGGTCACCACCCTCTTGGCCCGGCCGCTGGAGACCAAGGCCATCGTGGTGGACGTCACCGCGCTGTACTGGCATTTCATGGACGCGTTGTGGATCTACATCTTCGCCCTGCTGCTGATCGCGAAGTGA